The sequence GCCAGACCTGGTGGTCCTCTCTGGATTGCACATGATGGAGGGACAAAGCAAGGAGCTCCAGAGGAAGAGGCTCTTGGAGGTAATAGCACTGTCACAGAATCTCACGGATCTCAGCTGGCGTTTTTCCTCAGGTTCCTGCCTCTCTCCGCCTCTGCAGCTTGCACTGCCTGGTCCTCGGTCCTGGCCTCCGCAGGACCCTTCGTGGCAGCCGGCTCTGAGGCCTGCCTCCTGGTGCTCTTTTCAGGCACACGGACGGCAGCTTGAATAGGACAGGGCAGGACCTCTTGCCTGAGCCTCTGCACCCTGCGCTACGCTGGACGTGGCTGCTGCGGTGTTTGTGGTCTGCGTCCTCTGTGTCGTGTGTGTCATCTGTTCACATCAGCTGTGCCGCGGCTCCTGCAGGCTCTGCAGCGGTCGGAGCCAGCCGCTCCATGTAGGCCCCCAGGAATACAGGGGCGGTTCTCAGTGCCCTGAGTCTGTGACCCCAGCGCCTCCCTGTTGGGAACAGTGTCCCCTCTCTGGAGGCTATGGTGACTCCCAAGGCTTAGAGCTTTCATGATGATGCAAAGAAGGCAGTGACCCGAGGCACTGCCTCTCGGCCTTGACCCTTTCTTCCCTCTTGCATGACTTCTGTCTTTAATGGCACCGCTGCCCTCTTCTGTTCGCAGGTTGTGACCTCCATTTCTGACATCCCCACTGGTATTCCAGTTCACCTAGAGCTGGCCAGTATGACCAACAGGGAGCTCATGAGGAGCATTGTGCATCAGGTAACCACATGGGCAGCACGTGAGGCCCTCTGGCGCCCTCACCCTCGTGGGCCTTGCTGAGAAGCGCCGTTGTCCAGTGGGGCCAGCTCTTTGGGCTCAGGGGCCGGCTTACTGAGGTGTGGATGTTCTGTCATGCAGTCCTGGGGCCATGGAGATCCAGATAAGGAGTCATGGCCATTCTGGGACAGGATCTCTTACTAGGTTAGAAGTATGGCAGCGTAACTGATGGATTTGTGGGTCCTGTTTCTCCCGGAGTTGGAGAAGTTGAAAGTGAATGGTTTTTGCGGTAGAACTCTAAGGAGAAAACCACAGGTCCAGCTCAGCTGCTTTCAGTTGAAACTCCAGAAGCTCAGAGGAGAAGAACTTTGGGGGAGCTTCACTCCCTTACCACCAGGCACCAAGGTATTCAACTCCTGCCTCTGGACAACAGCAGTGCTTAGGTAGATCTGGGAGTGTGGTGCTTGAACACAGACTTCGGAAGCCGGGGTTGGGATGCCAGTTTGCCGCTCTCTAGCTTTATCaacttaggcaagttacttaacctttcatTGTTTTAGTATTTAACCTATTTAATGGGTAATATATTCATGTGGTTCAAAACCCAAAAAATACTAAGATACAGTGAAGTCTCCCTGCCACCATTAGTAACGTTCTTGGTTTTATCTGTATACTACCAGAGTCACTGTGTACAAGTATAAGCAAATGTGGGaatatatccttatttttttgtcctttttttaccCCAAAAGATAGCACAGCACACCGAACACAGACCATTATGCACTTTGCTTTTTCTCACTGATGGGACTTAGGAGACCTTTTCTCCACCATCCCCTGGGAAGCATCCTGTCTTTTCACAGCCAGGCAGTGAAAGGGAGCCCAGGTTGCTTAGCCTGCACCATCTTGGGCATCTTGGTTTCTGTCCTTCGCTGGCCCATCAGGAGGTGCAGGGGAGAAACTTGTACAGGATTTTCATTTCCCCGAGAGCAAGTAGGTACATATGTTGAATTCTCAGAAGAGCTGTTAGGCGGAGCAGAGAAGGTCTTTGTAAATTTAATGCTGCCAAGACACTCTTCGTGAGAGCTGTGCCCATTTCCTGCTGCTAGAAATCTTTACAAGTGTTTATTCCCTCTTTTCCTTGCCACGAGAATGTGATTAGAAACTTCTATTCTTTACCAATCTGATAGGTGAAAAATACTtgaatatttgtgtcttcttttaatagactttactttttagggcagttttagttCATAGCAACAGTGAGTAGCACGTGGTGCATTCCCATATACCTGCCACACACAAGCCCACCACCTCCCCCGTCGGCACCTCGCTGCCCTGCAGTGTCACACCTGTGAGTGCCTGACCCTACACTCAGGTCGCCACAGCCCACGGTTTACGTTGGGTTTCACACTTGCTATTTCTCAGTagagtttttaatttgcatttctcttttgaggttatcttttcacttaaaaaaaagccagttttatttcattttctgtgtgtctgtttaacctttctgagcctcagttcccttatctgtaaaacagaggcGATCCCTCCTTTGAGAGGGTTACAGtaagaatggaatgaaataaagCCATCCACTCAGGGCCCGGGACACAACATGCCATAAATGGAGGTGCTATTACATTGGCAAAGGTACAGGccattggttttttgtttctttttgttgttttgtgttttttttaatttttttttttttttttaatgtttgagagagagaccgacagagtgtgagcaggggaggggcagagagagagggagacacagaatccgaagcaggctccaggctctgagctgtcagcacagagccctacatgggacccgaactcacagactgtgagatcatgacctgagctgaagtcggacgctcaaccaactgagccacccaggcgcccctagaccattggtttttaaataataaatatattcatatgcaCCCACAcatacccctccccctcccgccctcccgccAGGGGCTCCGAGCTTGCACAACCTTATGTGCAGTTCTCTGGCTCTAAGGAGAGAAGTGCTGAGTAAGAGATAGTGAGTTAGACACAGTGGTTCCCCTTGAGACAGAAACAGGCTTAGCAGCTTCCATTCAGTACCCTTTTGCACACGGTTATTACTGAATACAGTCTTCCCTACCCCACACCTGCTTTAAAAGCTTAGCTCTAACCTGAAacatttcttcttgcttcttggTGTTGTGTACACGGAACCATGTGACCCTGACTGTGTTGGTAGGGCCCTCATTTTACTGGTACAGCACCTGCTGGTGTTCAGGAACCAGGAAGCCAGTCCCACCAGTAGGAAGAGGGTCTGCTGTGTATGCAAAGGCAAAAGCGAGGCCCATGGAAAGCAATACGAAATATGTGTTCCCTCTGCCCTTTGTCTCAGATGAATATAACAAAAGACTGAGTCTAAAACGGTGTGACTGCAACTTTCTGGTCAAATCCCAAGTGATAATGAGGGTGTAGTTAGAGGTGCAATAGCCAGAGCAGCGACCTGTGGTCCGTCACTTCCCCGGCGTGTGCATCAGGGGTGGGGAGTCCTGTGGTAGGAAGAAAGATGCCATACTGCCTGCCTTCCCTGACTTCAGTCATTGGCTGTGTCCTGAGGCATCTTGGGAGTTGGATGTTCATCAGGAAGAAACCTCCGTTTTGTTTCTGTTAGCAGGTCTTCCCCGCGGTGACTTCCCTTGGGCTGAACGAACAGGAGCTGTTATTTCTCAGCCAGGCGGCATCTGGACCTCACTCGTCCCTCTCTTCCTGGAATGGTGTCCCTGATGTGGGTATGGTCAGCGACATCCTCTTTTGGATCTTGAAGGAACATGGGAGGAGTAAAAGCAGAGCCTCAGACCTCACCAGGATCCATTTCCACACGCTGGTCTACCACATCCTGGCAACCGTAGATGGACACTGGGCCAACCAGCTGGCAGCTGTGGCTGCGGGAGCTCGCGTAGCCGGGACACAGGCCTGTGCGACAGAAACCATAGATGCCAGCCGAGTGTCCCTGAGGGCGCCCCGCGAGTTCGTGACTTCCCACTCAGAGGCCGGCTCCAGGATCGTGATAGACCCCAGCAAGCCGGTCGCAGAGTGGCACAGGGAGGGGGTATCCTTCCACTTCACACCGGTACTGGTGTGTAAAGATCCCGTTCGAACCGTGGGCCTCGGAGATGCCATTTCTGCCGAAGGCCTCTTCTATTCAGAGGTCCGCCCTCACTATTAGGGAGGTGGCTACGGGTCACTTCCCTGAGGAGAGCTAGCCGATGTAAGAACTACAGGCAAAATAGGATGGAGGGTGTCAGAACAGTTTCTAGATCTAATTGAAAGATAGCCAAAGAGACAACAGATTAAACTGTATCAGATACATTCCAGCCTGTTGAAGATTTCACAAAAACATTTCAGGCTTTAATCAAAATTTAGCTGTCTACTAACAAGActggatttttggttttttatgttGTGTGTTACGGGGGTAAAACTTGATTCCCATATTCACATTTTACGCAGCCTTGCCAAGTATCTTAGGCCAGACTTTGCCCTGGAGAGCATGTCAGCTGGAGAAAGCACTTCCCCTGTTGCCCCCCGAGGAAGCGCATGCTCGCTCACCCGAACTCCCGGTCTCCAGTAAAGCCCAGCGTGAGGGTCCCGTGTTTTCTGGGCTCCGCGTTCACGGGCAGgatcttgatttccattcagtgttacaatgaaaatatttaatgagcacacCTTCTGAGTCTTCTCTCAACCTTAAGACAGAGCCGCAAATGAGGACAAAACAGTCACTCCCGTGCATCACAGTCACAGCAGAGGCCGGGAGCCCTGTGCAGCCTTTGCAGGGGCCTGCGTCCATCATTTGTTCAGAAGCCTGGCTGACCTGCAGAGCGGCCATGGGAGCTGCTGGGCCCTGTCTTCGTGCCCTGGCTCTGGAGGTTGTAGGCTGGCTGGTCAGAGGCCCCCAGCCTGGGCCcgatcccctcccccagctctggaCACACTTTCCACAGTGGAGGACTGATCTTTGTTCGTTCGGATCCTTGAAGGAATTTGCTTTTACAACTGGAATATGCTTCTGTGTGTAACAGATCATGTTTGTTTTACATCGACGCACCACATCCATTAAAAAGTTTTACCTCATAAGAGCCCCAAGATCATGAATAAATctgtcatgtatttatttttttataaatcaagGAGACTTCTGTgtgcttttaaatatattaaaaataatttacatttcagGAATCCTAAGtctgtgattttgtttctttccccaccaCTCTGGAGCCAGGTAAAGTATGAATCATTCTGACCTTGACTAAGGTGTGAGCTGTATGTTACTCTGCTCTTCAGGTGTTTGGTTATCTTGTCTTCCTTTCACTGGGCAGGCAGCCCCACACACTGAGCCTGAGCTATATATAGGTCTGTCCTCTGTTGGTTTAAGGCGACAGAAGACCGTAGTTTCAAGTAGCAAAGCCACTGTGAAACAGTTTGAAAGTGTTTGGTGAGTCTTCTCTGTTCAAAGAACAGTATAAATATGGCAGCGGGTGGCAGGCCCACTTAGGTCAGGGGTGACCATTTCATACCTGGCTCATAGCAGCTTCTAGAACTGCAAAGCTACCTCAGATTCTTCATTTATGACCTCTCCTTTCCCGCTTTGGATAAGAAGGAAAGGATTACTCCAAAGAAAATGTAAGCCTAGAGCTTGAAACTCAAAGCAAATAGCTTATTAAGGAAATCTCTGGCTGCTATTTCATCAGTCTCTGCTTCCAAcctaggttaaaaataaatacctacttTCTAGCCTATTTGTATTAGAAAGGCTTAAGTGAGAGATTTCTGTTTTCCCAAGAATTGGAATAACTCCTTGTTTACGTTATAAACCTAAAACTTGGAGAGCACTGAGATGTTTTCCATGTGACTTTTTCTTACCATCTGTCTCTATAGAAGTTGTGTCTACTGGCCCCTGCCCTTGGTCTATGCGAGTTCAGTTTGCTCTGGTGTTGTCAATAAAGTGTAATCAGCGCGTACCTTAgagcaatatttttcaaaagatgagTCTTGAAGTATTGATAGTCACGAAATCAATTTGGTGGTTAACACAAAAGGTATCAAGATGCATCCTACTCGGGGGCAAGTACTCTTTTTGTGAATCTTTACATGTGCTCAGCTGAATGCACGTAGTCGGGAATGTACATGCGCCCCTCTGAACATCCACCCTTTAGAGGAGTCAGCTAATCTTTGGAAGGAAGACTGGACTCCTGACCTAGGACAGGCTTTGTGGAAGTGAGCTGGCAGGGCAGGATACAGGTAGGCCTCAGGCCTCTCAACCCTTCGCTCCGAACTGTATTTTACAAAAGTTTCCACATATGACTTGATATGAAGAAGGGTGAAGATCCACTGGACTAGGAAAGGGTGCCTGGTGAGAAATGAGCCTTCCTAAAAATGTTCTAACACTCTTATGTTTGCTTGAAATTGATTTAAAGCCAGGGAATAGCGCCAGCACACAAAACACTACTGAGATCAGAATCTGGCCAAAAATCGGTAAGCTCTACCTTGCAGATTGAGTTTGCATTTTATTGTCGAGTTTAGTGGGGAAAGGTAAGTCATCAGAAGAAATCCAAATTCTATGCGGGGTGTTGAGATGACAAGTGTATGACAGGGCATGTTACCTGCACTGAGCCttacttttcctcatctgtaaaacggggtgTATAGTAGTCTGTATCCTTAGGGTTCTTGACGATTAAAGGAGAATGCTGTGCAAAATAGCATGGTACGTGgtgcatatttaaaagtttaagaatTGTCACTGTTACTAAACTGAACAGGTGATTTCCTGGGTCTCTTTagaactgtttttaaaacattgagaaGTTACCACAGTGATTTAACATTTCACTTTGGAGTCTTGTCATAGGTAAAGATTTGCATACAGTGAAGCTACACAAATTTCAAGGGTACCATTGAGTAGGTTTGACAAATGTATGTGCCCATCTAACCCACATGCCTATCCAGGTACAGAATGTTCCCATCACcccaaagtggctacaccattttactcCCACTAATGATGTAGGACAGCTCTGGTGGCTTCTCAACGTCCCCAAGATTTGGAATTGTCAGTTTAATTGTAGCCATTTTGGAGGGTACAGAGCGGCATTTCattgcagttttattttgcatctatAACATTctgtttattggccattcatgTATCTTTGTGACATGTGCAAATGTctactccctgccccccacaatTGGGTTATTTTATATATGCTGTTGATTGGGTGGTTCGTTttcagttgtaggagttctttatatatcctggatataaactctttgtcagatatattttGTGACTGTTTTCCCAGAATATATTCCCAGTCTGTAGTCTGATACTCGTTTTCTTCATGGTTTATTAGTCTGAAGCACTGGACTATTCCTGTCCTACCTGTAGTCTCATTATTTTCCTCTAGGAACTGTaaaattttaggttttacatttaggtccgtcatctattttgagttacttttgtGGATGGTAACAGATTAGGATCAGATCCACTTTTTTCTACACCGCTGTCCAGTCGTTCTGGCACTGTTGAAAAGACCCACTGATCTATTTGCACCCTCACCTCCCCATGCCAGCACCATGTAATTGCTATTTTGGTCAAGTCTGGAAGTGAggtaagtcctccaactttgttcaaGATTGCCTTGGATGTGCTGAGTCTTTTGTATTTCCCTCACATTGGAGAACCAGCTCTCAACTTCTACCCCAAAACCTGTTGGGCTTCTAGGAATCCACGAACCTATTTGGAAAGAATTTTGATCTCAACAAGAGTTAGTTTCCCAGTGTGTGAACATGGCCTATTTTGGTCTTTTTCACTACAgtgctttgtagttttcagggtacaggccttacatgtattttgttaaattcatccctaagtatttcatgtCAGTATCTGACAGTattgtaaatggattttttttgaatttcattttcaaacagtTCCTTGGTGgaaaacaattgatttttgtacacTGACCTTGCCAAATCCAGTTATCACTGGTGGCACCTTCATTTACTTGCTTTTAGGATTCCTTAagtttttctatataaataacCATCCCCTTTTCTAcctatgcctttttatttcttgcctttagAACACTGACCAGAACCTCTAGtataatgttgaacaaaagtggtaAAAGCGGACATCCTTACCTTGGTCCTCTTCTTGGGGGCAAAGTATTCAATATTTTACTGTTAAATGTGATACTGCACCTTTTTCCACAGATGCCATTTGTCAAGTTGTTGATGCCACCTTCTATTCCTGATTTGCTGGGGTTTTatgatggctttttaaaagttgctttttctgtatctactgaaaTTGTGTGACTTTTCTATTTTGCTAACACATGAAACtactttgattttcaaatattaaaccaaGAGTTTAACTTCCTGGGATAACCCCAACTCGGTCATGATGTACGTAGttacctttttatatattgctggatttgatgCAAGGACTTTGGTACCTATGTTCATGCAGAATGGCCTGCAGTTTCCTTATTCTGTAATGTCTTTGTCCagttttgatatcagggttatACTGGCCTCATAAACAAGTTGGGAAGTTTTTGCtcctattttctaaaaatttttgtcAAGTTGGATTTAATACAATTTACCAGCTAAATCATCTGGGCCAAGAGTTTGCTTCAGGTAAGTTTTGATTTATAAATTCAGTTTCTTGaataggacttaaaaaaaattttttttaatgtttatttttgagacagagggagacagagcacgagtgggggaggggcagagagagggagacacagaatcggaaacaggctccaggctctgagctgtcagcacagagcccgatgcgaggctcgaacccacgaaccatgagatcatgacctgagccgaagttggatgcttaaccaacagagccacccaggtgccccttgaaataGGACTTCTAAGGTTTTACATTTCCTCATTTCAATTTCGGTAAGTTATTTTTCAGATTTGGCTGTTGCATACAAGTTGTCCGTTTTGTTCTAAAATTGTTCATATTCCTTGATCTTTCTCTCATCCATACTATCTGTAATGCTGTTCCCTCTTATTGgtgatttgtctcttttcttccttcattagtTTAgctgtggttttgttgttgttgctttcttattttttgagagggagagagggagagagggagagacaaaatcccaagcaggctccacactgtcatcgcagagcccgacatgggcttgatctcacaaaccatgagatcatgaactgagcagagatcaagtgtctgtcacttaaccgactgagccaccccaagtgccccttgtcattttttttccccacaaactTTTggctttttagatttttaatatttgtctaCTCTTATTTcgggtttattttgctcttttcctaGCTTAAGGTAGGAACCTCTACCACTGATTTTCTACCTTTCTTCCAATAGAAGCATTTACAACTATAAGATTCCCTGTAAGCACTGCTTTTAGCtgaatcccacaaattgtgatttgttttcattgtcaaagtattttctcttttgatttctttcttggcTTGTGAGTTATTAGTGTGTTTAGCTTCAAAATATTTAGGGGTTTTCTACATATCTTGTTAATTTCTAATAGAATTTCACTGTGGTCAACATATTGTGTAAATTTCAGTCTTTCGACTCTGAGACCTTGTCATGTGGCCCAGCACATGCTCTGTCCTGCTGAATGCACTATGTGCAGGGTCTAGTGTTCTCTAAATGTCAGTTAGGTCAAGGTGGTTCATGTGTACTTTTACACTTCCTAATTGTAACAACTGCAGAAAGAGGGAGTGCCAGCATATCCAACTATGACTGGGGAtttaattctgtcagtttttacttcatgtattttgaagcaatGCTGTTaagtgcatatattatatatgtttcttCTACTGAATTGAGCGGTTTTatgaaatgtccctctttatTTTTGGTAATGCTCCTGGTTTTGAAATCTACTTTATCTGGCATCAATATAGCACTCTGGACTTAGGCCTGTAGCTTGAGATACGACGTTCTCCATCCTTTCGCTTTCAGTGGCAGATAGCTGGGTTTATCCTTTCTTTACTCTTCAACTGGAATGTTTAGTCCAAGTACTTTTTTTAGtctaattacattttaatgtaattgtgGACATGATTGgatttacatttaacattttgctatttatttttttctttgttcccttttttgttcctctattcttcctttcctgcccGTTAGTGGTGAGGAGGGtgttaattgaatatttttttaaatattttttctctcacctttttAGCTATAATTCTTTGCATCTTTTTAACGGTTGCTCTAGGCAACCTTAACGTTTCACAAACTATTAGGAATAACTTTGTACCACATCATGTAAGATATAAAAACCTTTTTCACTCATTGAGTTCCATGTACCTGCCCTTCCtttagttacatttatttatgttaaacCTCACAATATAATTTTTTGCTTAGAACagtcacagtattttttttttaatgtttacttatttaagcaagagagagggagagagagaatcccaagcaggctcctggctgtcagtgtggaacccgatgtggggcttgatctcatgatccgtgagatcatgacctgagccgaaatcaagagtcggatgcttaactgagccactcggcTGCCCCAgtcacagtattttttaaaaaattaaaccaagaTAGTGCTTTATATTTACCCACTTGTTTACACTTGTTATCTGTGGAGGACTGATCAACATGAGCTACTCTGCCATTATCCGATAATGattcttccttaaaaacaaaatgactgTAATCTTATATTCCAAAGTTTTGTACTAATACTATTCAGTAAAAAGGGCACTTTTCCCATTGCTATTTCATACCTATACTTTCAAGCCATCTAAAACCATGTCTGTATTTTGTGACCATGTACTTTCCCTCATTTtcctaattctgtgaaaaattatGACAAGAGCAACTCCCACAACTAGAGATCGGAAAAGCTCCTTTCTCACAGAGAAACTGCAAACCCACATGCACAAAAGGTTGGGCAGGTGTAACCTAGTACAGCTGACCCCTGAACAACTTGAGTTtaaactgcacaggtccacttatatgtgatatttttttcagtaaatacattggaaaggtttttttttgaggtttgtgGCAATTTGAGAAAACTCAGATGAACCATGTAGCctagaaatatcaaaaaaaaataagaaaaaggtatGCCACGAAGGCATGGATAACACTTAAAAAAGCAGGAGCTTTGCATCGGAGTTCAAATCCTGATCCTGCCACTTACCTGGGAAAATTCATTTTGCATCTCCCAACCTCAACTTCCTCCTTTATGGAGTGGGGAGGACAGTATCTTGGAAGGGTTCCATGTGACCATTCCCTTCCTGAACCTTTTCTTACTTGGCCTTCCCCAACACCACTCTCCTGGCTTTGTCTCTTCTATCGCTGTCACTTGCTTCTGTCTCTTCTGTGGCCTCTTCTGCTTCTCCCTTTAAATACGGTTTCCCATCTCGGGTCCCCCATCCTCGCTTTCCCTGGGGGCTCCTTTCAAATCTGTGCTTTCAGCTAGAGCCCAAATTAAATTACTCCTGCACCTTGATCTTCAAGCCAGATTTCACATCTGAAATCTATTCCAGTGTCTAGTGTCACCATCTGGAGGTCTCGAAGATAAACACGTCTAAAACTAGACCCCATAAGCCTCCGCTGGTGTCCCCCGTATTCCTCTTCCCTGGTTTATGGAACTCTCCCAGCAGTGGATGCCCTTCTGACAGTCCTCTTAACCTGCTACATCCAGTCCCCAATAGTATTCTACTGATTTCACTTCCTAAACTCTAAGCCCCCTCACCT comes from Panthera tigris isolate Pti1 chromosome B3, P.tigris_Pti1_mat1.1, whole genome shotgun sequence and encodes:
- the ADPGK gene encoding ADP-dependent glucokinase isoform X3; this translates as MDWSSEHLPSDESLQDCRVNACVDVVLSGVKLLEALGLSPGNGKDHTILHSRNDLEEAFIHFMGKGVAAERFFSDKEAFHDIAQIASELPGAQHYVGGNAALIGQKFAANSDLKVLLCGPVGPKLHELLDDNVFVPPESLQEVDEFHLILEYQAGEEWGRLKAPHANRFIFSHDLSNGAMNMLEVFVSSLEEFQPDLVVLSGLHMMEGQSKELQRKRLLEVVTSISDIPTGIPVHLELASMTNRELMRSIVHQQVFPAVTSLGLNEQELLFLSQAASGPHSSLSSWNGVPDVGMVSDILFWILKEHGRSKSRASDLTRIHFHTLVYHILATVDGHWANQLAAVAAGARVAGTQACATETIDASRVSLRAPREFVTSHSEAGSRIVIDPSKPVAEWHREGVSFHFTPVLVCKDPVRTVGLGDAISAEGLFYSEVRPHY